A window of Aeromicrobium sp. Root236 contains these coding sequences:
- a CDS encoding response regulator transcription factor: MRVLVVEDEPRLADAIAEWLRDESHAVDIAHDGSAALERLTVNDYDVLVLDRDIPVIHGDEVCRQIVASPAPTRVLMLTAAAEITDRVMGLGIGADDYLTKPFAFQELAARVLALGRRSRPAAPPVLRRGEVTLDPSRREVFRGDRYVPLSKKEFAVLTELLRADGGTVSAEQLLEKAWDENADPFTGAVRLTIHKLRRKLGEPSLVDTITGVGYRIS; encoded by the coding sequence ATGCGCGTACTGGTGGTGGAGGACGAGCCGAGGCTCGCCGACGCGATCGCCGAGTGGTTGCGGGACGAGTCCCATGCCGTCGACATCGCGCACGACGGGTCGGCGGCGCTCGAACGGCTGACCGTCAACGACTACGACGTCCTGGTCCTCGATCGCGACATCCCCGTCATCCACGGCGACGAGGTCTGCCGGCAGATCGTCGCGTCGCCCGCTCCGACGCGCGTGCTGATGCTCACCGCGGCCGCCGAGATCACCGACCGGGTGATGGGGCTCGGCATCGGCGCCGACGACTACCTGACCAAGCCGTTCGCGTTCCAGGAGCTGGCAGCCCGCGTGCTCGCGCTCGGCCGCCGCTCACGACCCGCGGCTCCCCCGGTGCTGCGCCGCGGCGAGGTGACGCTCGACCCCTCGCGTCGCGAGGTGTTCCGGGGTGACCGCTACGTCCCGTTGTCCAAGAAGGAGTTCGCGGTGCTCACCGAGCTCCTGCGGGCCGACGGTGGCACGGTCTCCGCCGAGCAGCTCCTGGAGAAGGCATGGGACGAGAACGCCGATCCGTTCACCGGCGCAGTCAGGCTCACGATCCACAAGCTCCGGCGCAAGCTCGGCGAGCCCTCACTCGTCGACACGATCACGGGAGTGGGGTACCGGATCTCATGA
- a CDS encoding HAMP domain-containing sensor histidine kinase yields MTVMHVRRLLPQRITLRARLTLIYGGLFFAAGIVLLGSTYALFHQQISSGGSVRFASLGPGESPPTIGKGTTVTANGDTLTGGDAEKFLVSERSRIENAATTSLITQGGIALAIVGGVAVGFGWLIAGRTLAPLRQVTETARRIAAAPVAERGLHERIALRGPDDEVKDLADTFDTMVERLDRSFAGQRRFVANASHELRTPLTLSRAMVEVAMHRKSASPDLVQLGDDLLEINGRHERLITGLLLLASSENEVIQQAPVDLADVVEHVVADTAREADATGVVVTEDLDETVVSGDALLLERLVQNLVENGIRHNVAADGWVRVTTRMGNDATVHLEVSNTGPDVPPYDIPMLFEPFRRLDNDRLATAKGAGLGLSIVRSVAAAHQGDVVAEPRQGGGLVVRVTLPAATDA; encoded by the coding sequence ATGACGGTCATGCACGTACGCCGACTGCTCCCCCAGCGCATCACGCTCCGCGCCCGGTTGACGCTCATCTACGGCGGCCTGTTCTTCGCCGCCGGGATCGTCCTGCTCGGCTCGACGTACGCGTTGTTCCACCAGCAGATCAGCAGCGGCGGGAGCGTCAGGTTCGCCTCACTCGGCCCCGGCGAGTCCCCGCCGACGATCGGCAAGGGCACCACCGTGACGGCCAACGGCGACACGTTGACGGGTGGCGACGCCGAGAAGTTCCTCGTGAGCGAACGCAGCCGGATCGAGAACGCGGCGACGACCTCGCTGATCACCCAGGGCGGCATCGCCTTGGCGATCGTCGGCGGCGTGGCCGTCGGGTTCGGCTGGCTCATCGCCGGGCGCACGCTTGCGCCCTTGCGCCAGGTCACCGAGACCGCCCGACGTATCGCCGCCGCACCGGTGGCCGAGCGCGGCCTGCACGAGCGGATCGCCCTGCGCGGGCCGGATGACGAGGTCAAGGACCTGGCCGACACGTTCGACACGATGGTCGAACGCCTCGACCGGTCGTTCGCAGGGCAGCGCCGGTTCGTCGCCAACGCCTCGCACGAGCTCCGTACGCCGCTCACGCTCAGTCGCGCGATGGTCGAGGTCGCGATGCACCGCAAGTCCGCATCCCCGGACCTCGTTCAGCTCGGTGACGACCTGCTGGAGATCAACGGCAGGCACGAGCGGCTCATCACGGGTCTCCTGCTGCTGGCCAGCAGTGAGAACGAGGTCATCCAGCAGGCGCCCGTCGACCTCGCCGATGTCGTGGAGCACGTCGTCGCCGACACCGCTCGCGAGGCGGACGCGACCGGGGTGGTGGTCACCGAGGACCTCGACGAGACCGTCGTCAGTGGCGATGCCCTGCTGCTCGAGCGCCTCGTCCAGAACCTCGTCGAGAACGGCATCCGGCACAACGTCGCGGCTGACGGGTGGGTCAGGGTGACGACCCGCATGGGCAACGACGCCACGGTGCACCTCGAGGTCAGCAACACCGGACCCGACGTGCCTCCGTACGACATCCCGATGCTGTTCGAACCGTTCCGCCGGCTCGACAACGACCGGCTCGCGACGGCCAAGGGTGCCGGACTCGGGCTCTCGATCGTACGGTCGGTGGCCGCCGCGCATCAGGGCGACGTGGTCGCCGAGCCGCGGCAAGGCGGCGGGCTGGTCGTCAGGGTCACCCTGCCGGCCGCGACCGACGCCTGA
- a CDS encoding L-threonylcarbamoyladenylate synthase: MPRFIDIHPDNPQQRSVDQAAAVIQDGGLIAYPTDSGYALGAQLGNKDALDRIRTIRQLDDKHHFTLVCKDFAQLGQFVHVDNAIFRAVKAATPGPYTFILPATREVPRRLLHEKKKTVGVRIPDSKIVTALLTALGEPMLSTTLILPGSAEPMTTAWEIADALDGQVDAVIESGADVIAEPTTVVDFSDGFAEVVRVGAGDPAPFE, encoded by the coding sequence ATGCCCCGCTTCATCGACATCCACCCCGACAACCCCCAGCAGCGATCGGTCGACCAGGCGGCGGCCGTGATCCAGGACGGTGGGCTCATCGCCTATCCGACCGACTCCGGCTATGCGCTCGGCGCCCAGCTCGGCAACAAGGACGCCCTCGACCGCATCCGCACGATCCGACAGCTCGACGACAAGCACCACTTCACGCTGGTGTGCAAGGACTTCGCCCAGCTCGGCCAGTTCGTCCACGTCGACAATGCGATCTTCCGTGCGGTCAAGGCGGCCACGCCCGGGCCCTACACGTTCATCCTGCCGGCGACCCGCGAGGTGCCCCGGCGGCTGCTCCACGAGAAGAAGAAGACCGTCGGCGTACGCATCCCTGACAGCAAGATCGTCACGGCGCTGCTGACCGCCCTCGGGGAGCCGATGCTCTCCACGACGCTGATCCTGCCGGGCAGCGCGGAGCCCATGACGACGGCGTGGGAGATCGCCGATGCACTCGACGGGCAGGTCGACGCGGTCATCGAGTCGGGCGCCGACGTCATCGCCGAGCCGACGACGGTCGTCGACTTCTCCGACGGGTTTGCCGAGGTCGTACGCGTCGGCGCCGGCGATCCCGCTCCGTTCGAGTAG
- a CDS encoding GPGG-motif small membrane protein, producing the protein MAFILWIIAAIIAIYGVLRLVRGDILIGIVLLVVACLVGPGGYSIFK; encoded by the coding sequence ATGGCGTTCATCTTGTGGATCATTGCGGCGATCATCGCGATCTACGGAGTCCTGCGTCTCGTCCGCGGAGACATTCTGATCGGCATCGTCCTGCTGGTCGTCGCGTGCCTCGTCGGGCCAGGGGGATACAGCATCTTCAAATAG
- a CDS encoding phosphoadenylyl-sulfate reductase produces the protein MLAPRRSNDELKAVAEAAQARFAESDTAEILAWVAEEFGYRTAVACSMADAVLPHVVASHLPWVDTLFLETGYHFAETIGTRDAVESSMQLTIVDVKPRRRVAEQDAEFGEKLYERDPALCCQMRKVEPLHDTLQGYEVWITGVRRDESPTRANTPFVTWDDKNGLVKVNPLAAWSFDDLLAYADDNDVIVNPLVNDGYPSIGCATCTRRVAPGEDPRAGRWAGLDKTECGLHA, from the coding sequence ATGCTCGCGCCGAGGCGCAGCAACGACGAGCTCAAGGCCGTCGCCGAGGCCGCCCAGGCACGGTTCGCCGAGTCCGACACCGCCGAGATCCTGGCCTGGGTCGCCGAGGAGTTCGGCTACCGCACGGCCGTCGCGTGCTCGATGGCCGATGCCGTCCTCCCCCACGTCGTGGCCAGCCACCTCCCGTGGGTCGACACACTGTTCCTCGAGACCGGCTACCACTTCGCCGAGACGATCGGCACGCGCGACGCCGTCGAGTCGTCCATGCAGCTGACGATCGTCGACGTCAAGCCGCGCCGCCGCGTCGCCGAGCAGGATGCCGAGTTCGGCGAGAAGCTCTACGAGCGCGATCCCGCCCTGTGCTGCCAGATGCGCAAGGTCGAGCCGCTGCACGACACGTTGCAGGGCTACGAGGTGTGGATCACCGGTGTGCGCCGCGACGAGTCGCCGACGCGCGCCAACACCCCGTTCGTCACCTGGGACGACAAGAACGGCCTGGTCAAGGTGAACCCCCTGGCCGCATGGTCGTTCGACGACCTGCTGGCGTACGCCGACGACAACGACGTCATCGTCAACCCGCTGGTCAACGACGGCTACCCCTCGATCGGGTGCGCGACCTGCACCCGCCGGGTCGCGCCCGGCGAGGACCCGCGGGCCGGCCGCTGGGCGGGGCTCGACAAGACCGAGTGCGGCCTGCACGCCTGA